The stretch of DNA GGGAGGTCTCTGGAGAGCTGACAGCGCCCCCTCCTGGCTCCCAGCCGTTTCTGCCCCAGGCGGCCACCATCACATGTCCTGCATCTGACCCTTACCCCGCAAGAGAGCcggtggagtgggggtgggggattagGGGAagaagtgaaatctctcagtcgtgtcctagtctttgcgaccccatgaactgcagcctgtaaccccatgaacaggctcctctgtccatgggattttccaggcaagaatactgaagtggcttgccatttccttctccaggaaataggGGAGGAGCAGTGATGAAGCTGGCTCCTCATCCCACCTACCCTACGCCTTTTCCTTCCACCCAGGTGTGGCAGATTCCAGACTATACCCCTGTGCGCAGCATCACAGAGCCCATCATCACACTGGAGGGCCACTCCAAACGTGTGGGCATCCTCTCCTGGCACCCCACTGCCCGGAATGTCCTGCTCAGTGCAGGTCTGGGAGGCTAGGGGTTCTAATAGAGATCggggaggcggggggtggggggagtggcaAAGGCAGGGCCCAGGTGATGATGTCTGGCCGTTCTGGGCAGGTGGTGACAATGTGATCATCATCTGGAACGTGGGCACTGGGGAGGTGCTCCTGAGTCTAGACGACATGCACCCAGACGTCATCCACAGCGTGTGCTGGAACACCAACGGGAGCCTGCTAGCCACCACCTGCAAGGACAAGACCCTGCGAATCATCGACCCGCGCAAGGGCCAGGTGGTGGCGGTGAGTGCCTGGCCTGGCCGCTCCTCAGCCCCTATGTCAGGGGGCAGCTGTCAGGCCTCTGTACCCGCCCTCCCCTGAGCCCTGCTTCCAGCGCTCACCTTCTCCACCTCGATCCCAGACCCCAGTCCTCCCTTTAGCCCCCTGCCCTAAGTAAGCCCCCAGCTCCGCTGGTCTCTGCCCGGCTCCTGTTTCCTCCCCTTCCCTGCGTCTCAGCAGCCTAGATGAGGGCTGCCCAATTTGTGACTGAGAAGGGGAGAAGCTGCAAACTCTATCCTCCCACCAGACCTTGCATGAACCTGAGCCCCCggacccttctcctcccagctggCACGCCTTCTTCCCGGGTCTGGACCCAACCCTGGTTCGCGGGCAGGCCCCTTTCCAACCTAGTTGACCAGCCGGGCGGAGGGTTGGGGGCCATCCCCGCGCATTGTCTGTCCCAGCTGGGTGGCCTGCGAGGGCGGCGGCACCTGCCTCACCAGCCTCAATCTAACCCGGGGCGCGGGCTGCGCGGGACACTGCACGTCGGCGCGGAGGGCGCGCGTCCAGCGCGGCGGGGCCGGGCGGAGCCGCGCGCGCTCTAACCCACTAACCCCGCGAGCAGGAGCGAGCCCGGCCTCACGAGGGCGCCCGCCCGCTGCGGGCCGTCTTCACCACAGACGGGAAGCTGCTCAGCACCGGCTTCAGCAGGATGAGTGAGCGGCAACTCGCGCTCTGGGACCCGGTAGGCCAGGCCGCGCTGGGCGCACGCGCTCGCTCCTTCGCTGGGTCAGCTGGGAGCGCCCTCCCCGGCCGTGGCCCGCGCCCAAGAGAGCCGAAGCGGAGCGGGGAGCTCCGGTCTGGGAAGAGCCTGGCCGCGCTCCAGGGAAGCCCGCAGACACCTCCCCTGCCCTGAGGGCGTTTAAGGGCTCAGCATCTGCAGAGAGAAGCTCGCGCCCCGTGCTCTCCAGGCCTGCGGCCACCCAGGGGGGCCCCAGGAAACTGAATATTTAGGGCCCCTTTTGTCTCCGCCCCCGCCCTCACACCCAAGTCAGCAAGTTGGTTGCccggccctccaggctccccagggCAAGCAGCTGGGTGACGCCTCTCCCTGTCTCCCCTCCGCCCCCAGGAGAGGTTTGCGGCCCACGAGGGAATGAGGCCCATGCGGGCTGTCTTCACGCGCCAGGGTCATATCTTCACCACGGGCTTCACCCGCATGAGCCAGCGAGAGCTGGGCCTGTGGGACCCGGTAACGCAGCTGGACGCTTGGGGTGTGTGCCCCGGGGACTGGCATCACGGGGGAGGGGCCAGGCGCCCCCCACCCGCAGGGCATGCCCACCTGGACAGGGCTGGAGGCTGCTGCCCCCTTGGCAGCGCCTGCcatccccacacccacccctctGCCCAGTTTTGCTGCGTCGCCTGAAGGAGCCCATGCTGGCGCCCCCACCTGGTGATGCCGAGTCCCTGGGGGTGGTTTGCGGTGACTGCATGCGGCGGCACAGGGGGTCTAGGTGCGGGGGACCAGGAGTGGTGTCCAGAGGTTGGGTCTGCAGCTTCGTTCACCAGAGGTGCCTTGGGAGTGCGAGGGCATCAGGGAGGGCAGGCAGTGTCCAGGAGCTTCGGGGCATCCGGAAGCGCCACCGAGGGTGGGCTGGGGCTGGCTGTTCACGCCTCCTGTGCTTGGGCAGAACAACTTCGAGGAGCCAGTGGCGCTGCAGGAGATGGACACAAGCAATGGGGTCCTACTGCCTTTCTACGATCCCGACTCCAGCATCGTCTACCTGTGCGGCAAGGTGCTGGTGGccgggaggggagaagagggggcCGGACGGAGATGAGGGGAGCCTGCGCGATACGGCTCTGAACCGACTGGCTTTGCAGGGCGACAGCAGCATTCGGTACTTTGAGATCACCGAGGAACCTCCCTTCGTGCACTACCTGAACACCTTCAGCAGCAAGGAGCCGCAGAGGGGCATGGGCTTCATGCCCAAGCGGGGACTCGACGTCAGCAAGTGCGAGATCGCACGGTCAGCAGCTTTGCCCTTCCTGTTCACCTGCCTCTGTCCCCACGTCCCATCTGGGAAGACGCAGGGGCTTCCCCAGGCGTGTAATCTTTGGAAAGGAGTGGGCTGGATTGGGAGGTTGGGGTCAAACAGACTTGTTTCCAGTGCCAGCCCCAAAGCTACATGCTTGAcattctctgaacttcagtttcttaaCCTGTTAAGGATGATAAACACCCTCTCAGAGGCGTTTTACCAGTTGGATGTGTTTAAAGTGCAAGGCATCGTAGGCGCCCAgcaagtgtccgactctttgcgatccccctGGTCCCCAGCAAAAGTGAAGGGAGTGGGAGCCTGAGCGGGTGCTGATCCCCGCTCCCTTTTAGGTTCTACAAGTTGCACGAAAGAAAGTGTGAACCCATCGTCATGACTGTGCCCCGCAAGGTGAGTTGATCTCGAGAGGGTTGGGCAGAGCTCCGAGGCGGAAGGGAGCGGAGCAGGCTGGACACTGAGCTTGTTCTCCTGTCTCCCTACCCCCCGCAGTCAGACCTGTTCCAGGACGACCTTTACCCAGATACGCCGGGCCCCGAGCCGGCCCTAGAAGCAGACGAATGGCTATCAGGTCAGGACGCCGACCCCGTGCTCATCTCGTTGAGGGACGGTTACGTGCCTCCCAAGCACCGCGAGCTCCGGGTCACCAAGCGCAACATCCTGGACGTGCGCCCGCCCTCCGGCCCTCGTCGCAGCCAGTCAGCCAGCAATGCTCCCTTGTCGGTAAGGCCCCGCGCGGCTCCACCGAGGCCCAATCTACAGCCCCCTACCGCCCCGCGCCCAACACCTCTCCGGTCCTCTGCGCCCCGCAGCAGCACACCCTGGAGACGCTGCTGGAGGAGATCAAGGCCCTGCGCGAGCAGGTGCAGGCCCAGGAGCAGCGCATCACGTCTTTGGAGAACATGCTGTGCGAGCTGGTGGACGGCACGGACTAGCGCAGTGCCAACGGGGAGGTCCAAGCCGGGAAGCACAGTGGGGCGGAGCGCCAGCACACCCGAGGGCCCTGGCTTTGGGTCCCGAGCTCCGCACTCAGCCCCTCTAGGCCTGGGCGGGGACTGGGGAGGGAACTCCGCCCTTCGCGGGAGATCTGGACAATTGCAGAGACTCGTGTCCGTCTGCCGCCCGCCTGGCGGCGTACCTCGTCCGGGATTTAGGCAGGAGCTGGCGGGGCCTCAGCAATGGTGCTGCACCGCAGGCAGTGTCCCCTTTGTTCCTCGCCCAGGGCAGAGAAAGTGCTTAGTGTTAGCGCAATGCTTGGAGATGGTGGGGAGCTTGGGATTGACCTCAAAGGGGTAGCGATTCGACGGGTCTCCCCAGGCTGGGGAAAATTACAACGCTTCTCCCTCTAATCAGCTCACTTGACCCCACCATCCTGAGTGGTCAACTGAACGGGCGTCACCCCATTTCTACAGACACAAACGTTGGCTGTAGAGCCGGTCCCCCAGGCTACACCCAGTAGTCCATGGCAGAgggctcccttctccccacctgcGGGGGAGAGGGTGGCTTCCTCGTGGCACTTCCTCAGAAGAACCAACCAGAAAACTGGCATGAGGAAGCAAGTTCCACctccactacacacacacacatacctcccAGCCCTctgctgtacacacacacacacctcccagcCCTCtgctgtacatacacacacacacacagctcccaGCCCTCTGCTGTGGCCTTGACTCTAGGAGGAAAACAAGATGTTCTGAATGAAACATTTTACTAAGTGCTCAGTCTCTGCCTCCTGCATGGGTGGGGATGTGAGACCCCCAGCCTCTGTAAATGCCACCACCAGAATCCTGGAGGCCCTGACGGATGAAACCCTCGGCTCAGGACCCACCAGACATCCTCTTTCTTCAGAGCCCTCCCCACTCTGAGGTTCAGAAGGACCCCTCAGCCCGCAGGTGGGCGGTCTTCCCCAGTAAAGGCAAATAGGAAAAACCTCGGGTTTGAAGCCTCTTTTATTTGTGCCTCAGAATCAGTCTGGTGCCCCTGGCATCAGGGAAGGGGGTGAGAGGAACagcttctctttgttctttttcttccatcCCTTTTGTGTCCCTTCTGAGCCTCACTGGCTGAGCCAGGAAGGCCAGTCCGAGAGAACCCAGACAAGGGTGTGCGGTGAGCCCCTGCCCCCGGCGGGGTCTGTGCTTCTCTGGGTGGgtagggtggggcaggggggagcCGGGGGTTAGCACCATTGGATGAAGGGTTTTAGAGTCAGCCCCTGGGTGGGGCAAGTGGGATGCACAACCACAGAGGGCTAGCAGCAgctggtgggaaggggtgggtaGTGGTGCCACGGCCCTGGGCGACCCTTGTCTTGTGTTTGCGCCGCACCCACTATGCCCCTCATTCGCCAAGACATCATGAGGGAGCCAGGCCTTGCCCAGACCTAGCCTCCTCCCTGATCACAAAAAACGTGCCTTGGGGATGGGGACTCCAACCTCTGGCCGCCCCCAAGAGAAGCTGGGACCACCCTGAGACCCGGGAGgggtgtgggggctgggggagcctggcaCCCCGCTAAGTGCACTTGACGCTGAaatgcgggggtgggggaggggctgggccctGGACGTGCTGGTTTGTGTCTGGGACAAAGCGGCAACACAGCACGTGGGGAGCTCAGCTGCACCCCCCCCAGGGGGGAAGAGCGGAGATGCAAAGGCTTCACGGGCAGTGTCCTGGAGTGGGGTCAGTGAGCAGAAAGGAGGACCGGCCAGAAGGAGCAGAGGACGGAGACCCTGCTCCTCTCAGGACCGTCTCCCCCTCAGGACCGCCTGGTTCCACCCGTGGACCGGTCCGAGCCCAGAGGAGAAGGGTGGCGGGGGGGTCAGGATACAGCAAAGCAAGGGAACCGGGCCGTGCCAGCTGCCTCCAGGGCCCTGGCCCGGAAAGGTACTCCGCGGCCGGCCCGAACCCCTCCGCGTCGGTTGACGGGTACGCCGCTGCGCCCGCGAGGCGACCCCTCCGGTCTCCAGACATCTCGGCGAGCGTGCGGGCGGGGCGGTCCTCGCTCCGGGGCGGGTTCCGCGGGGCGTGGCCTGGGCGCCCGGCAGAGGGCACTACTGCTCGGTCAGGGAGAGCCGCAGGATGCgttccagctcctcctcctcctggcgcGCGCGCCGCCGCCGCTCCTCCTGCTCCTGCGCAGACAGCTCCATGGCCAGCCGCAACTGCTCGTCGTAGCTCCGGAACACGTGGCCGCCCGGGCCTGGGCGCGGGCTGGGCCGAGGGCTGGGGACCGACGCCAGGGCTGCGCGAGGTACCGGCTGGCGCTGCGGCGTGGGCGGAGCGCTCCTGCGGGACAGGTAAAGAGACGTCTAGGGCCCATCTACCCGGAAGCGGGGCGGGAAGCAGCATGGAGGCCCTCAGACACCGCGGGCCTCGCCACCCTCCAGTGGGGTCAAAGGGTCTCGAGTCACCTCCCTGGCTCCCTCCCACCCGGTGGGAGTGGATCCCAGCCCCACCTCTGTCTGGTGAGGATCTGTGAAAGCTCTCAGGCCGCCTTTGGGCTGGGAAAGGACGTCACCTTGACACCAGCAGGGTCCCCGATGAGGGGACCGCGGTTTCTTTGGGCCAAGGTGGGCTGCCCAGCCGGCAGTGGCCGGACGCGCTGTGGACAGGGTCCCGGTCGTGTTCTCtatgtggaggtgggggtgggggcatagACGCTTCGAAACCTTCTCAGGACGGGCGGGCACCGACCTGTCCTGCCGGCGGCCTTCGTAGGACATGGGGTGAGTGCCCGGTTTGCTGTTGGTGAGCGCCTCCCAGATGGTGACCTGCGGGGCGGGGTGTGAGCCCGTTAGCTGTGGTGGCGACAGCGTGGTCCCGGTGGGGAACCCTCCGCATGGCCTCCGGAGATGCACCTGGTCGTACTCACTGCCCGCCTCTAGCAGGCTCTGCTGGATGGCGAACTGTAGCAGGTCGTCGTCGTCGTCGCGAGTGGTGGCCTCGCGCTGGCCGCCCAGCACGCTGTAGCCGCGCGGGGCCTCGAACAACGCGGGGGAGATCTCGCAGCCGCGGCACGAGGCTGGAGGCGCCAGGCCGGGGAGACGGCGAGGGGGTCAGAGTGGACCAGACCACCCCCTCCCGCCCGCTCCCCCGGGAAGCGCTCGGTGAGGGCCGGGGCAGTGGGGGTAGTGAGGGCGGGCTCGGGGTCTCACTGGTGGAACTGGAGCTGCTGACGCTGGAGGAGTCGCTGCCTGGGGAAGGGGTCTCGCTGCTGGGGCTGCCTCTCACCAACGGCACCGGCTCGTCACAGCCATTGAGGTTCCCGAAGGTGATGCGGGCGTTGAGGATGTGGAAAATCGGAATTTCTGGGGATGAGCAAACCCATCaggcaccaccaccacccacttcCTCCCACCATGGGTACCCCCTCTTAACCTCCTAAGAAGCCCCACTCTCCCCAGAGCAGCTGAAGAGGAACAAGGGTAGAGGCCTCACCAATCTTGACGGGGAATCCCGGAGGCAGGCGCAGGGTAATGAAATCCCGGAGCTTGGCGAAAAGTGCGTTGCTGACGGCCATGAGGTCAATGATGGGGGCCACCTGCTCACACAGGGACAGGGGATGCTCCTCACACAGCCACAGCTTGGCCTTGAACCTGACCCCCCGCAGATCCCAAAGAGTGAGGGCCATTGTAGAAGCCGtgacccctcccccagccctgcccaaccctccccagccccagcaggGGCCCTCACTTCTGTGTTTTGGTGGTCAGTTCCATGGGGCGACCCATGTCGCGGTTTCCAAGCTCAAAGTTGGGGTTGAAGTACTCTTCTGCAGTGATGGCAGTGGGGTTGGCTTGGCTCAGGGTCTGAGTGATCAGGGTCTGTACCACACAGCGAGGAGCTCATGAGCCCTTCTCAGTCCTTGAGGCCAGGCCAGTCACCTGGTATTACAAGCCCCAAATCTGTCTCCTTTCCCCCAACTCCCCACCACTGTGGAGCTGACAGGGCCTTGGGCATTGTGGAAAGAAAGCAGGTCCACACAGTATGACTCCTCCTGATCCCCATCCACACCCTTCCACACAGGGACCCCTGGCACACACTCACCCCGTTTTGGGGGCCCCCATGCTGCTCAGCAATTCCCAGGAAGGACTGCAGAGGTGTCTTACAACCTATGAGAAACACGGCGTCTCAGAGGATACTGCAGCCCCTCAGAAGGGACAGCACCCAAGacccagggaggaggctggtccctggtggggagggagggtggctCACCCACACCACACACCCAGGCACCTTCACCTGAAGGTGACTGAGGACTCCAAGGGGGCAGAGGCAGGACCAGCTGGAATAAAAGTAGGCCTGGGGCTCAGGAGAGACCTCCCAAAATATCACTGTCCAGGTTGGTGACACTGGACAAAAAATACCTGCCTTTGGGGAGCAGTTTGggggtatgcatgtgtgtgtttccctTTGGGGGCTTCCATAGaaacttcattttgttctcttgtGAGGTGGGAATTCCATTTTCCCACTTTAAACAGACTTAACTGGTGCCCAGAGAGTCAGGTGTAGGTATCAGCGGGCACAAAGAATCAGTGGCAGGGCCCATGTCTTTCTGCCTCCGGTGTGTCCTACTAGACTGGAACGGCTGATAGCATATGTCACATCCCCCCACCCACAAATCCAGTGCAGATATTAGTAATCAATTATAGCATCCCTTCCTATTGAGCCCAAATGTTGCCTTAGAATCTTATCAGCACTCTAGGCAGCCACTACCAATCACTAGGATTTGGCATTTGAATTGAAGTCTATTTGCCTGAGTAAGCTATCCGGATTCTTGATAGCGTGTCAGAGGAAATACTGATTAGAGGGGCTCATGTGGGAGCTGGTTCCTCCCCACACACctcttccccatcccccacccacctCTGCCTGATTACCTTTGACCTTGCCCTTGTGCTGTTCTGAAAGATGCTCTGTCCGTGTCCGGGTGATGAGCTCCACATTGGATGCCCCATATACCTGGGGACAGATGAGGAAAGGACTTGCTGACAGCTTTGGTACCTctgtccctgcccctgcccccaaggGCATCACACACATTTCCTTTAAGGAATGATCAGGGGAGGGAGGTACCGTTTGTTCCAGTCTCCAGGCCTTTGGGCAAGTAATTATATgaagttattcattcattttcctattcattcaacagacattttGTGAGGACCATTTCTAGGCCAGGCACTGAGGCAGGCATCAGGGATACAGTGGTGAACGAGCATGGCCAGGCATGACCCCTGTCCTCTTAAGGCTCACAGTCTTTTTGAAAAGACAAGATGACAGTGGATGGTAATAACCCAGTGTGACATGTCCTCTAGATGGAGAAGCACAGGACTGTgggaataaaaagcagagaccataGCCTAGCCTGTGGTCCAGGGAAGGCCTCCAGGAGGAAACAGCAGCAACACAGAACCCTGCACTGGTTGGCCTCTTCACCATGTAATCCCACATGGGTGATGCAAGGGTCCCATTAGTGACTGTGGGAGACCTCCCTCAACAGTCTGCTCAGGAGTGAAGGCCTGGCTTTGGAGTCAGCCAGAAGATCTGGGCAACCTTGTGCCGGTTACTTAATCATTTTAAGCTTCCGCTTCCTCTTCATAAAATGGGCCAATACCCTATTTCATAgagttgttgtaaagattaaatgggaAACCATAGAAAGGTTGATTAAAATCAACCTTTTGTAAACCATCTGTAAAACGGGAATAATAAAAGCACCTACCTTaaagggttgttgtgaggattaaatgagcctGTGTGaggtatacacacatatgtacatagacgtgtgtacatgtgtacaatagacacacatacatacatgcacatacatttaaaatgtcaaaataggGCATTGCACGTGaaagtaatgtttttgttttacttgctacatcgtgtccaactcttttgcaactccatggactgtagcccaccaggcttctctatgggatttcccaagcaagaataccgagtgggttgccatttccttctccaggggatcttcccaacccagggatcaaacctgcatcccctgtattggcaggcagattctctaccctgagccgccagggaagcctgaacgTAGTATTAGGTGGACCAGTAAACTCCAGCTGTTCTCATCAGTTGCCTGTTGGTctcaggctcttccctccagACTGTATTGTCTCTGTACCTCCAGGGCTTAGAAACTGGTCAGGAAGCCCCTGTCCTGCTCACTGTAGGCAAGAGTGTGGTGGGTCTGGCACCTGGGAACTGTGACCTCACCTTGGCTTCATACCCATTCACCATCTCGGTCTTCTCACTGCGCCAGCCCAGGATGCCTGTCTTGTTCCTGGGGAAGCAGAGTGGTCTAGGTGAGGGGGCACCCACCAGGCTGGCTCCAGGCTTCCAAAGCCATGCCCACTTACCTCTCAAAGGAGATGTTCTTGGTGTCCAGTTGCGTAGTGACAACAGGTGCAGTGAGCCGGCTCAGCACCTGCTCCTCCGTGGGCTGGGCAGCAGCCAGCAGCAGCTCACGGTCCTGCCCGGCCAGAGCCAGGGTCTCCGTGTACACCACGCGGCGGTCGTGGTCAATCTCCATAACCACGGCACTCGCGTCTGCCAGCCCCAGAATAGCTCAGGGAGTCAGGGCTCACGTGGGGGTgtccccagcctccccaccctgccctgcctcccacctgcctGACCTTGGCCCCTGAAGATGAAGCTGCGGT from Bos mutus isolate GX-2022 chromosome 19, NWIPB_WYAK_1.1, whole genome shotgun sequence encodes:
- the CORO6 gene encoding coronin-6 isoform X1, with protein sequence MSRRVVRQSKFRHVFGQAAKADQAYEDIRVSKVTWDSAFCAVNPKFLAIIVEAGGGGAFIVLPLAKTGRVDKNYPLVTGHTAPVLDIDWCPHNDNVIASASDDTTIMVWQIPDYTPVRSITEPIITLEGHSKRVGILSWHPTARNVLLSAGGDNVIIIWNVGTGEVLLSLDDMHPDVIHSVCWNTNGSLLATTCKDKTLRIIDPRKGQVVAERFAAHEGMRPMRAVFTRQGHIFTTGFTRMSQRELGLWDPNNFEEPVALQEMDTSNGVLLPFYDPDSSIVYLCGKGDSSIRYFEITEEPPFVHYLNTFSSKEPQRGMGFMPKRGLDVSKCEIARFYKLHERKCEPIVMTVPRKSDLFQDDLYPDTPGPEPALEADEWLSGQDADPVLISLRDGYVPPKHRELRVTKRNILDVRPPSGPRRSQSASNAPLSQHTLETLLEEIKALREQVQAQEQRITSLENMLCELVDGTD
- the CORO6 gene encoding coronin-6 isoform X3 gives rise to the protein MVWQIPDYTPVRSITEPIITLEGHSKRVGILSWHPTARNVLLSAGGDNVIIIWNVGTGEVLLSLDDMHPDVIHSVCWNTNGSLLATTCKDKTLRIIDPRKGQVVAERFAAHEGMRPMRAVFTRQGHIFTTGFTRMSQRELGLWDPNNFEEPVALQEMDTSNGVLLPFYDPDSSIVYLCGKGDSSIRYFEITEEPPFVHYLNTFSSKEPQRGMGFMPKRGLDVSKCEIARFYKLHERKCEPIVMTVPRKSDLFQDDLYPDTPGPEPALEADEWLSGQDADPVLISLRDGYVPPKHRELRVTKRNILDVRPPSGPRRSQSASNAPLSQHTLETLLEEIKALREQVQAQEQRITSLENMLCELVDGTD
- the CORO6 gene encoding coronin-6 isoform X2 → MSRRVVRQSKFRHVFGQAAKADQAYEDIRVSKVTWDSAFCAVNPKFLAIIVEAGGGGAFIVLPLAKTGRVDKNYPLVTGHTAPVLDIDWCPHNDNVIASASDDTTIMVWQIPDYTPVRSITEPIITLEGHSKRVGILSWHPTARNVLLSAGGDNVIIIWNVGTGEVLLSLDDMHPDVIHSVCWNTNGSLLATTCKDKTLRIIDPRKGQVVANNFEEPVALQEMDTSNGVLLPFYDPDSSIVYLCGKGDSSIRYFEITEEPPFVHYLNTFSSKEPQRGMGFMPKRGLDVSKCEIARFYKLHERKCEPIVMTVPRKSDLFQDDLYPDTPGPEPALEADEWLSGQDADPVLISLRDGYVPPKHRELRVTKRNILDVRPPSGPRRSQSASNAPLSQHTLETLLEEIKALREQVQAQEQRITSLENMLCELVDGTD
- the ANKRD13B gene encoding ankyrin repeat domain-containing protein 13B; translated protein: MIPANASARKGPEGKYPLHYLVWHNRHRELEKEVRAGQVDIEQLDPRGRTPLHLATTLGHLECARVLLAHGADVGRENRSGWTVLQEAVSTRDLELVQLVLRYRDYQRVVKRLAGIPVLLEKLRKAQDFYVEMKWEFTSWVPLVSKICPSDTYKVWKSGQNLRVDTTLLGFDHMTWQRGNRSFIFRGQDASAVVMEIDHDRRVVYTETLALAGQDRELLLAAAQPTEEQVLSRLTAPVVTTQLDTKNISFERNKTGILGWRSEKTEMVNGYEAKVYGASNVELITRTRTEHLSEQHKGKVKGCKTPLQSFLGIAEQHGGPQNGTLITQTLSQANPTAITAEEYFNPNFELGNRDMGRPMELTTKTQKFKAKLWLCEEHPLSLCEQVAPIIDLMAVSNALFAKLRDFITLRLPPGFPVKIEIPIFHILNARITFGNLNGCDEPVPLVRGSPSSETPSPGSDSSSVSSSSSTTSCRGCEISPALFEAPRGYSVLGGQREATTRDDDDDLLQFAIQQSLLEAGSEYDQVTIWEALTNSKPGTHPMSYEGRRQDRSAPPTPQRQPVPRAALASVPSPRPSPRPGPGGHVFRSYDEQLRLAMELSAQEQEERRRRARQEEEELERILRLSLTEQ